From one Bacteroides intestinalis DSM 17393 genomic stretch:
- the cobT gene encoding nicotinate-nucleotide--dimethylbenzimidazole phosphoribosyltransferase, whose product MKTFKIVRPDESIRPALIDKINNLTKPKGSLGTLEELALQIGWIQQTLSPTLRHPQNIIFAADHGIVEEKVSLSPKEITWQQISNFLHGGAGVNFLCRQHGFTLKIVDAGVDYDLPYDKGIINMKVRKSTRNYLYEAAMTEEEMELCLERGAEVVRRCHEEGSNVLSFGEMGIGNTSSSSMWMTCFTGIPLEQCVGAGSGLDNAGIRHKYEVLKQSLDHYKGDGSPRDIIRYFGGLEMVMAVGAMLQAAELGIIILVDGFIMTNCILAAAKLYPEVMNYAIFGHCGDETGHKLLLDNMEVKPLLNLGLRLGEGTGAICAYPIVESAILMINEMDNFAHASITKYF is encoded by the coding sequence GACGAGAGTATCCGCCCGGCATTGATTGATAAAATCAATAATTTAACTAAACCGAAAGGTTCATTGGGCACTCTTGAAGAGTTGGCTTTGCAGATAGGCTGGATACAACAAACCCTGTCCCCCACCCTGCGACATCCGCAGAATATTATTTTTGCTGCCGATCATGGCATAGTAGAAGAAAAGGTCAGCCTTTCACCCAAAGAAATTACCTGGCAACAGATCAGTAACTTCCTACATGGAGGTGCAGGAGTGAACTTCCTTTGTCGCCAACATGGATTTACCCTGAAAATAGTAGATGCCGGTGTAGATTATGATTTACCATACGACAAGGGTATTATCAATATGAAAGTACGAAAAAGTACACGGAACTATCTGTATGAGGCAGCCATGACGGAAGAAGAAATGGAGCTTTGCTTGGAACGCGGTGCAGAAGTGGTACGCCGCTGCCATGAAGAAGGCAGTAATGTGCTCAGTTTTGGAGAAATGGGTATAGGAAATACTTCTTCTTCGTCCATGTGGATGACCTGTTTCACCGGAATACCTTTAGAACAATGTGTAGGAGCAGGTAGCGGACTGGATAATGCGGGTATCCGCCATAAATACGAAGTGCTGAAACAATCGCTCGATCACTATAAAGGAGACGGATCACCGCGTGATATCATCCGTTACTTCGGCGGACTGGAAATGGTTATGGCAGTAGGTGCCATGCTACAGGCAGCCGAACTAGGCATAATTATCCTGGTAGATGGTTTCATCATGACAAACTGTATTCTGGCTGCTGCCAAACTATATCCCGAAGTAATGAATTATGCCATCTTCGGGCATTGTGGAGATGAAACCGGACATAAATTGTTGCTCGACAACATGGAAGTAAAACCATTGCTGAATCTTGGATTGCGTCTGGGCGAAGGAACAGGTGCTATTTGCGCCTATCCTATTGTAGAATCCGCCATCCTGATGATTAACGAAATGGATAACTTTGCACATGCATCCATAACAAAGTATTTTTAA
- a CDS encoding adenosylcobinamide-GDP ribazoletransferase yields the protein MKILAALIFFTRLPFWRIKEVPAKYFKRIVPYWPLAGWLTGGIMVGVLWVTAQVLPISIAWLLAILSRLLITGCLHEDGLADFFDGFGGGTTKERTLAIMKDSQIGSYGVIGLIGYFLLLFLLLENLPLKLICALVICGDCWSKFCASQIINYLPYARKEEDSKAKVVYDRMTWQELLTGFICGLFPIVLFLPIDFWLVTICPILTFIFLYRLMKHRLQGYTGDCCGATFLLCELSFYLGAAILLYAHIRYGNPDFINAYLK from the coding sequence ATGAAAATCCTCGCAGCACTCATATTTTTCACGCGCCTTCCTTTCTGGAGGATCAAAGAAGTCCCGGCAAAGTACTTCAAGCGTATCGTTCCCTACTGGCCATTAGCCGGATGGTTAACGGGCGGTATCATGGTCGGTGTTCTATGGGTGACTGCCCAGGTGCTGCCCATATCTATCGCATGGTTGCTCGCTATCCTATCACGTCTGCTCATCACAGGTTGCCTGCACGAAGATGGATTGGCCGACTTTTTCGACGGCTTCGGTGGAGGAACAACCAAAGAGCGCACACTTGCCATCATGAAAGACTCTCAGATAGGAAGCTATGGAGTCATAGGATTGATAGGTTATTTCCTATTATTGTTTTTACTCTTGGAAAATCTACCGTTAAAGTTAATCTGCGCCCTTGTCATTTGCGGCGATTGCTGGTCTAAATTCTGTGCATCTCAAATTATCAACTATTTGCCTTATGCACGAAAAGAGGAAGACAGCAAGGCTAAAGTTGTGTACGACCGTATGACCTGGCAAGAATTGCTGACAGGATTCATCTGTGGACTTTTCCCCATCGTATTATTCCTGCCGATAGATTTCTGGCTCGTTACAATTTGCCCGATTCTCACATTTATCTTCCTGTACCGATTGATGAAACATCGTCTTCAAGGTTATACGGGAGACTGCTGCGGAGCTACATTCCTGCTTTGTGAACTATCATTCTATCTGGGTGCCGCTATCTTGCTATATGCACATATCAGGTACGGTAATCCAGACTTTATCAATGCTTATTTAAAATAG
- the cobC gene encoding alpha-ribazole phosphatase codes for MEVTFIRHTSVDVPPGVCYGQSDVPLRDSFEQEAAITSENLKTYRPQGRDFDHVYTSPLSRCVRLATYCGYPDAEHDKRIMEINFGDWEMQKFDEISDPRLKEWYTDYMNVPATNGESFAMQYQRVASFLDELKEKEYAQVAIFAHGGVLICAQLYAGTVKPEEAFSALTPYGGIIQLKI; via the coding sequence ATGGAAGTTACATTTATCAGACACACTTCGGTCGACGTCCCTCCCGGAGTATGCTACGGACAATCAGATGTCCCCTTGCGTGACAGTTTTGAGCAGGAAGCTGCCATTACTTCTGAGAATTTGAAGACTTACCGTCCGCAAGGCAGGGATTTCGATCACGTATATACCAGTCCTTTATCTCGTTGCGTACGCCTCGCGACCTATTGTGGATACCCGGATGCAGAACATGACAAACGAATTATGGAAATAAACTTCGGAGATTGGGAAATGCAGAAGTTTGATGAAATAAGTGATCCGAGATTGAAAGAGTGGTATACCGATTATATGAATGTACCCGCAACAAACGGAGAGTCATTCGCCATGCAATATCAACGTGTTGCCAGTTTCCTGGATGAGCTGAAAGAAAAAGAGTACGCACAAGTTGCCATCTTCGCACACGGTGGCGTACTGATTTGTGCACAACTCTATGCAGGAACCGTCAAACCGGAAGAGGCATTCAGTGCCCTGACACCTTATGGAGGAATCATTCAACTGAAAATCTAA
- a CDS encoding sensor histidine kinase: protein MKHTIIILLCFLCGHAYTLQAEDANAQQYQDSILKVAQAMPSTSDKLEYLRDIVYKHQYAPYNKPFSTALYQEACAQKNVPYENLGAYYLAACYDKLHEPDTLAYWVDKLKSYVTEVGTYDYYLEQKAAISRALASKRQIEKAIYVAKETLQESLEHHSNNGEIAAYNSLACAYNVSSRGDEALKILLKAYQNFTPQTKPFLRIDILSRIAQVYGNAGQDSLKRPYLAQMDETLRDVVSREPETRKNWSNLRIDCEVKHVLHFMNRGKMVEAQEHIDKAKALLEDHVDPVFWLNVQLVQLQYYSRTKEYDKSIALIDEVTPIVLNHYVSTFATLINYKASTQIDKGDVDGAIETRRYLIAAQDSLDNAFSANQLQQVKEIYHIDELLLEKQKIKDTNYKQGFLFLMTLLVLMLLFYLYTRYLSRKIAVAEKVTADAAMQAEADNVTKDRLQSEISHDIRTPLNVVVGFAELLTESKELAPEAKVEYGKMIQENAENLLKYVNSILELSRLESGKTKYKHEGCEVMSLCRKGVEFARQVGNGRLAIRLDTNIQSQMICTDENWFSTLLSSLLVPAENDKNSYNIVVRIRYDKEKGIVTFKIIGTPLAKSRFENKTTLIRHEINAHFIHAFGGIYKVQSDTHEGPLVIFTWPKTGD from the coding sequence ATGAAACATACTATAATCATATTGCTTTGTTTTTTGTGTGGACATGCTTACACGTTGCAGGCGGAAGATGCCAATGCGCAGCAGTATCAGGATAGTATTCTGAAAGTGGCGCAGGCTATGCCGAGTACGTCCGACAAGCTTGAGTATCTGCGTGATATCGTTTATAAGCACCAGTATGCACCTTATAACAAGCCTTTTTCTACGGCTTTGTATCAAGAAGCTTGTGCGCAAAAGAATGTGCCTTATGAGAATCTGGGAGCCTATTACCTTGCCGCCTGTTACGATAAATTGCATGAACCGGATACTCTGGCGTACTGGGTGGATAAACTGAAAAGTTATGTTACTGAAGTGGGCACTTATGACTATTACCTGGAACAGAAAGCCGCTATCAGTCGCGCATTAGCTTCGAAAAGGCAGATAGAAAAGGCCATATATGTGGCTAAAGAAACTTTGCAGGAATCTTTGGAACATCATTCAAATAATGGGGAAATTGCTGCCTATAACAGTCTGGCATGTGCTTATAATGTGTCCAGTAGAGGCGATGAAGCTCTGAAGATTCTCCTGAAGGCTTATCAGAATTTTACACCTCAGACTAAGCCTTTTTTGCGTATCGACATTCTTTCACGCATTGCCCAGGTATATGGTAATGCAGGTCAGGATAGTTTAAAGCGTCCTTATCTGGCACAGATGGATGAAACTTTGCGGGACGTTGTTTCCCGCGAACCTGAAACACGTAAGAATTGGAGCAATTTGAGAATTGACTGCGAGGTAAAACATGTACTTCACTTTATGAACCGTGGGAAGATGGTCGAAGCGCAAGAACATATAGATAAAGCAAAAGCACTGCTGGAAGATCATGTGGATCCGGTATTCTGGCTGAATGTCCAGCTTGTGCAATTACAATATTATTCCCGTACGAAAGAGTATGATAAGAGTATTGCTTTGATTGATGAAGTAACACCTATAGTGTTGAATCATTATGTATCCACGTTTGCCACACTCATCAATTACAAAGCATCCACTCAGATTGATAAAGGTGATGTCGACGGAGCTATTGAAACACGCCGTTATCTGATTGCAGCACAAGATTCACTGGACAATGCTTTCTCGGCCAATCAGTTGCAACAGGTGAAGGAGATTTATCATATTGATGAGCTTTTGCTGGAGAAGCAGAAAATAAAAGATACCAATTATAAGCAAGGTTTCTTATTCTTGATGACTCTATTGGTTTTGATGCTTCTGTTTTATCTATATACCCGCTATCTGTCCCGGAAAATAGCTGTGGCGGAGAAAGTAACAGCGGATGCGGCGATGCAGGCAGAAGCGGATAATGTCACTAAAGATCGCCTGCAATCGGAGATTAGTCATGATATACGTACCCCGTTGAATGTAGTGGTAGGTTTTGCCGAGCTATTGACAGAGTCGAAAGAACTGGCTCCTGAGGCTAAGGTGGAATATGGCAAGATGATACAGGAGAATGCAGAGAATTTGCTGAAGTATGTCAATAGTATCCTGGAACTTTCCCGTTTGGAATCCGGTAAAACAAAATATAAGCATGAAGGATGTGAAGTCATGTCGTTGTGCCGCAAGGGAGTTGAATTTGCCAGACAAGTAGGAAACGGACGCCTTGCCATCCGATTAGATACGAATATCCAGAGTCAGATGATATGTACGGATGAAAACTGGTTCTCTACATTGCTTTCCAGTCTGCTGGTGCCTGCAGAGAACGATAAAAACTCTTACAACATTGTTGTCCGCATCCGTTATGATAAAGAAAAAGGTATCGTAACCTTTAAAATAATCGGTACGCCTCTTGCTAAGTCACGCTTTGAAAATAAAACGACTTTGATTCGTCATGAAATCAATGCGCACTTTATTCATGCTTTCGGAGGTATTTACAAGGTACAGTCAGACACACATGAAGGACCGCTGGTCATCTTCACATGGCCGAAAACGGGTGATTAG
- a CDS encoding sensor histidine kinase, which produces MRNLLKYLLLHIVCFGGFFSLSAGENAPHEDKYNIQDEIIYSFHTSMGFDYLTKEESDMIPTDSILDYLEASKQYKTYFELERVIIKSFLFRGEIRFAIAQSEQMYSKASVWSDHLGMALALNAMGEVYSYTGRIKEAGDTYAQALELFDRLHGEDIHIRMLLVELVEYNLRIRNYAQAARFMTRLNRYPAERLSVQEQAVRHIFNAYCQLLNGSIKIARQHLDEVEPLREELVPGILQHLLIADALYWEKKGEYEKALEAYDTFFHTDYAKINSSLYKETMMNKANLLVKMGRKEEAYVQYGAVFSYIKSSFEKNYPKEIDQLTTHFQADQLTYQNEQDRLFSYRFYLGGIIICTLALFLFLYFSWKKIFRLKESKRSQECMIQKAERAIKKKNMFLSNMSHEVRTPLNAIVGFSAVLSSDDDSFDEDSRKEFCEIIKVNSFQLLKLINDILDFSDFENDNITFNIRPYDAVKLCKEVVETVSASRKLEVELRFDTELSDLVMDTDDARLRQVLINLLVNATKFTKEGSIVLKLEMSDRNTAFFSVTDTGCGIPLEKQDLIFERFEKLNDFAQGSGLGLSICKLIVTYMKGRLWVDSNYTQGARFCFTHPLKFQSKMEDTAL; this is translated from the coding sequence ATGAGAAACTTACTGAAATATCTGCTTCTTCATATCGTATGCTTTGGGGGCTTTTTTTCTCTATCTGCAGGAGAGAATGCACCTCACGAGGATAAATACAATATACAGGATGAAATAATATACTCCTTTCATACCAGTATGGGATTCGATTATCTCACCAAAGAAGAGAGTGATATGATTCCTACAGACAGTATACTCGACTATCTGGAAGCAAGCAAACAATACAAAACTTATTTTGAGTTAGAGCGTGTTATTATTAAATCATTTCTCTTTCGGGGAGAAATTCGTTTTGCTATTGCACAAAGTGAACAGATGTATTCTAAGGCAAGTGTATGGTCCGATCATCTGGGGATGGCTCTTGCCCTGAATGCTATGGGGGAAGTTTATTCTTATACAGGACGTATAAAAGAAGCCGGTGACACTTATGCACAAGCTTTGGAACTGTTCGACCGGTTACATGGTGAAGATATACACATCCGTATGTTGTTGGTCGAATTAGTAGAATACAATTTACGTATCCGGAATTATGCCCAGGCTGCTCGCTTCATGACCCGCCTGAATCGTTATCCGGCAGAGAGGCTATCTGTACAGGAACAGGCTGTCCGTCATATCTTCAATGCCTATTGCCAACTGCTGAATGGTTCAATAAAGATAGCCCGTCAACATTTGGATGAAGTGGAGCCGTTGCGTGAAGAACTGGTTCCCGGCATCCTGCAACATCTTTTGATAGCAGATGCCTTGTATTGGGAGAAAAAAGGTGAATATGAGAAAGCTCTGGAAGCTTATGATACATTCTTCCATACGGATTATGCTAAAATAAACAGCAGTCTGTATAAAGAAACGATGATGAATAAGGCGAATCTGCTTGTAAAGATGGGACGGAAAGAAGAAGCCTACGTACAGTATGGTGCAGTCTTTTCGTACATAAAATCATCTTTCGAGAAAAACTACCCTAAGGAAATCGACCAGTTGACTACCCATTTCCAGGCAGACCAGTTGACTTATCAGAATGAGCAAGACCGGTTGTTTTCATATCGCTTTTATCTGGGTGGCATTATTATCTGTACGCTTGCTTTGTTTCTTTTCCTTTATTTCAGTTGGAAAAAAATATTCCGTTTGAAGGAGTCGAAACGTTCACAGGAATGTATGATACAGAAGGCAGAACGGGCTATAAAAAAGAAAAATATGTTCCTCTCCAATATGAGCCATGAAGTGCGTACGCCGCTTAATGCCATAGTAGGATTCTCCGCTGTATTGTCATCAGACGATGATTCATTTGATGAAGATTCCCGCAAAGAATTCTGTGAAATCATCAAAGTCAATTCTTTCCAGTTATTGAAATTGATTAATGACATCCTTGATTTTTCTGATTTTGAAAATGATAATATCACATTCAACATACGTCCGTATGATGCGGTGAAGTTATGTAAAGAAGTGGTGGAAACAGTATCTGCTTCCCGCAAGCTTGAAGTGGAGTTACGCTTCGATACTGAACTTTCCGACTTAGTAATGGATACGGATGATGCCCGGCTTCGTCAGGTTTTGATTAACTTATTGGTGAATGCCACTAAATTTACCAAGGAAGGTTCCATTGTACTGAAGCTGGAAATGTCCGATCGTAATACAGCTTTCTTTTCTGTCACCGATACAGGATGTGGCATTCCGCTTGAAAAGCAGGATCTGATTTTTGAACGTTTTGAAAAGCTGAATGACTTTGCACAGGGAAGCGGCTTGGGACTTTCTATCTGTAAACTGATTGTTACTTACATGAAGGGACGGTTGTGGGTAGACTCTAACTATACACAAGGTGCACGTTTCTGCTTTACACATCCGTTGAAGTTTCAATCTAAAATGGAGGATACCGCTTTATGA
- the cbiB gene encoding adenosylcobinamide-phosphate synthase CbiB, producing the protein MMEDILLILGTVFTLSLPLLTAWLLDRWLGDPVWLPHPVVAFGKMISFSEHLLNKGQNRKLKGALAAIVLVLAIYFVASYLFRWVASSSPGGFLTLQILAIFFCLAGTTLVREVRMVFEAVDRSLEEGRKQVARIVGRDTSELSAQEVRTAALETLAENLSDGVIAPLFWYILLGVPGMLAYKMVNTLDSMIGYRNERYRDFGCFAARLDDVANYIPARLTAFLMILAFPRGGFWNLLKFVGMYGNQHASPNSGYPEAALAGILNCRFGGPHNYFGEEVWKPYIGSNGRLLTTEDMKIAVSVNRRAEGIMIIILIITITLVSFFI; encoded by the coding sequence ATGATGGAAGATATCCTTCTCATACTGGGTACCGTTTTTACCCTTAGCCTGCCTTTGCTTACCGCCTGGCTGCTCGATCGCTGGCTTGGTGACCCCGTTTGGTTGCCCCATCCCGTCGTCGCATTCGGAAAGATGATCTCATTTTCTGAACATCTGTTGAATAAAGGACAGAACCGAAAGTTGAAAGGTGCACTTGCTGCTATCGTTCTCGTTCTTGCTATCTATTTTGTTGCTTCCTACTTGTTTCGTTGGGTAGCATCATCTTCTCCGGGGGGATTTCTGACGTTGCAGATACTTGCCATCTTTTTCTGTTTGGCGGGCACTACACTTGTTCGTGAAGTCCGTATGGTATTCGAAGCTGTAGACCGTTCGTTAGAAGAAGGAAGAAAGCAGGTGGCCCGCATTGTCGGCCGTGATACTTCGGAACTTTCTGCCCAAGAAGTACGTACTGCTGCTCTTGAAACTCTTGCAGAGAATCTGAGTGACGGAGTGATCGCGCCTTTATTCTGGTATATATTGTTGGGTGTCCCCGGTATGCTTGCCTATAAGATGGTGAATACCCTCGATTCTATGATTGGGTATCGTAACGAACGTTACCGGGACTTTGGTTGTTTTGCTGCCCGTTTGGATGATGTTGCTAATTACATACCTGCTCGTCTGACAGCTTTCCTTATGATACTTGCTTTTCCACGCGGTGGGTTCTGGAATCTATTAAAATTTGTCGGTATGTATGGTAATCAGCACGCCAGCCCTAATTCCGGGTATCCTGAAGCTGCTCTTGCCGGCATTCTGAATTGCCGTTTCGGAGGCCCGCATAATTATTTTGGTGAGGAAGTATGGAAGCCTTACATTGGAAGTAATGGTCGCCTCCTGACTACAGAAGATATGAAAATTGCAGTTAGTGTCAACCGTCGTGCAGAAGGAATAATGATAATAATCCTGATAATAACGATTACTTTGGTCTCTTTTTTCATTTAG
- a CDS encoding threonine-phosphate decarboxylase, which translates to MIEGHGDDAYKYKRPIEVNFSSNVYGRVDLSGLQAHLCHHISGISSYPEPEPYTLEGRLAEKHHLPSASVCVTNGATEAIYLIAQTFRGTNTAIFQPTFSEYADACRMHGHRVASMYKLPTAEDNYLLPPDIRMFWLCNPNNPTGAVIEKAYLKELIEHNPQVCFVIDQSYEFFTLQPLFSSVEAAHFSNVLLLHSMTKRYAVPGLRLGYITAHEGLLSRLRTHRMPWSVNQLAIEAGLYLLEYDVPNPLNISAYLQETARLRNALEQTGGLEVWATETHFMLVHLRFGKASALKDYLANEHGILIRDASNFEGLDERFFRIATQTPEENDRLVQAIGQWFETY; encoded by the coding sequence ATGATTGAAGGACACGGAGACGATGCATATAAATATAAACGCCCGATAGAGGTTAATTTCAGTTCCAATGTATATGGCCGTGTGGATTTGTCTGGCCTTCAGGCACATCTTTGCCATCATATCAGTGGAATTTCTTCTTATCCCGAACCGGAGCCTTATACATTGGAAGGTCGTTTGGCAGAGAAACACCATCTTCCTTCCGCTTCCGTTTGTGTAACGAATGGTGCCACGGAAGCCATTTACCTGATAGCGCAAACATTTAGGGGTACTAATACCGCTATTTTTCAGCCTACATTCAGTGAGTATGCAGATGCTTGCCGTATGCATGGGCATCGGGTAGCATCAATGTATAAACTTCCTACGGCTGAAGATAATTATCTCTTGCCACCTGACATCCGCATGTTTTGGCTTTGTAATCCTAACAATCCTACAGGTGCAGTAATAGAAAAAGCATATCTGAAAGAATTAATAGAACATAATCCACAAGTTTGCTTTGTAATTGACCAGTCTTATGAGTTTTTTACTCTGCAACCTCTGTTTTCATCGGTTGAAGCTGCCCATTTTTCAAATGTTCTGTTGCTTCATTCTATGACGAAGCGTTACGCAGTTCCCGGTTTGCGTCTGGGCTATATAACTGCTCATGAAGGTTTGCTTAGCCGTTTGCGTACCCACCGTATGCCTTGGTCGGTAAATCAACTGGCTATTGAAGCTGGTCTTTATTTGCTTGAATATGACGTTCCTAATCCATTGAATATATCTGCTTATTTACAGGAGACAGCTCGTTTACGCAATGCATTGGAACAGACAGGTGGTCTTGAGGTATGGGCTACGGAAACTCATTTTATGTTGGTTCACCTTCGTTTTGGTAAGGCTTCCGCATTGAAGGATTATCTTGCCAACGAACATGGTATTCTTATTCGGGACGCTTCTAACTTTGAAGGTCTGGATGAACGCTTTTTCCGTATTGCTACTCAGACACCGGAGGAGAATGACCGCCTTGTACAGGCGATAGGGCAGTGGTTTGAAACTTATTAA
- a CDS encoding cobyric acid synthase → MKKLHPVMFAGTGSDVGKSIIAAAFCRIFRQDGYHPAPFKAQNMALNSYATPEGLEIGRAQAVQAEAAGVPCHTDMNPLLLKPSSDHTSQVVLNGRPIGNRNAYDYFRVEGREELRREVCSAYDRLATRYNPIVLEGAGSISEINLRDTDLVNLPMALHAGADVILVGDIDRGGVFASVYGSLMLLRPHERERIKGILINKFRGDIRLFEPGIKMLEDLCGIPVVGVVPYYRDIYIEEEDSLALATKSVQAEQGKVNIAVILLRHLSNFTDFNVLERDPRVHLFYTNNTDEIAKADIILLPGSKSTLADLHELRRNGVAQAVIRAHREGATVMGICGGYQLMGQEVCDPNHVEGEIERLPGLGLLPVSTHMTGEKVTRQVKFQLTIDNGQLLKGYEIHMGTTIPTHDAPVSPLNLLEDGRTDGYYVNRTCMGTYIHGILDNPAFIDFLLEPFADKLADTGTAFDYQQFKEEQYDKLADHVRRHINLPLIYQILTTHD, encoded by the coding sequence ATGAAGAAACTTCATCCAGTTATGTTTGCCGGAACCGGTAGTGATGTAGGAAAAAGCATTATAGCCGCTGCCTTTTGCCGCATCTTCCGTCAGGATGGTTATCATCCGGCACCGTTTAAGGCACAAAATATGGCACTTAATTCCTATGCTACTCCCGAGGGGCTGGAAATAGGCCGTGCACAGGCTGTCCAAGCCGAAGCAGCAGGTGTACCCTGTCATACAGATATGAATCCGCTGTTGTTGAAACCCTCCTCTGACCATACCTCACAAGTGGTGCTCAATGGACGCCCTATCGGCAACCGCAATGCTTACGACTATTTCCGCGTGGAAGGGCGCGAAGAACTCCGTCGTGAAGTCTGCTCTGCCTATGACCGTCTTGCCACTCGTTATAATCCTATTGTATTGGAAGGTGCTGGAAGCATTTCAGAAATAAATCTCCGGGATACGGATTTGGTGAATCTGCCTATGGCTCTACATGCCGGGGCAGATGTAATCCTTGTAGGAGATATTGATCGAGGCGGAGTCTTTGCCAGTGTCTATGGCTCGTTGATGCTGCTTCGTCCTCATGAAAGGGAACGTATTAAAGGTATCCTTATCAATAAATTCCGTGGAGATATCCGTCTTTTCGAACCGGGAATCAAGATGCTCGAAGATCTTTGTGGCATACCCGTGGTAGGAGTAGTACCTTACTATCGCGATATTTATATCGAAGAAGAAGACTCCCTGGCTCTTGCCACGAAATCTGTACAGGCGGAACAAGGTAAAGTCAATATCGCTGTCATTCTCCTGCGACATCTCAGTAACTTCACTGATTTTAATGTTCTCGAACGCGATCCGCGTGTTCATCTTTTTTATACTAATAATACCGATGAAATAGCTAAAGCTGACATCATTCTGTTGCCAGGTAGTAAAAGTACGCTTGCCGACTTGCATGAACTGCGCCGTAACGGTGTAGCACAAGCCGTCATCCGGGCACACCGTGAAGGCGCCACCGTCATGGGTATCTGTGGTGGTTATCAACTGATGGGCCAGGAAGTTTGTGACCCCAATCATGTAGAAGGAGAAATAGAACGTTTACCCGGCCTCGGCCTTCTGCCCGTCAGCACCCATATGACGGGAGAAAAAGTTACCCGACAAGTCAAATTTCAATTAACAATTGACAATGGACAATTGCTAAAGGGTTATGAAATTCACATGGGCACTACCATTCCTACCCATGATGCTCCGGTTTCCCCGCTGAATCTTTTGGAAGACGGTCGTACGGATGGTTATTATGTCAACCGTACTTGTATGGGAACCTATATCCATGGTATCCTTGACAACCCTGCGTTTATAGACTTCCTTCTCGAACCTTTTGCAGATAAGCTCGCTGATACCGGAACGGCTTTTGATTATCAACAATTCAAAGAAGAACAATATGATAAACTCGCCGATCATGTGCGTCGTCACATCAATCTGCCGCTTATCTACCAAATACTGACCACTCATGATTGA
- a CDS encoding ribosomal maturation YjgA family protein, translated as MKNERCIYLAVTFAIMVLGLASRKYDDVLPEFIAEYSGDTLWAAMVYWGIRFLFPSISIVKSVVISLLFSYCIEISQLYQADWANIVRSTTLGALIFGHGFLWSDMICYTVGGLLSAAIDSRKVILFPLKKYI; from the coding sequence GTGAAAAACGAGCGTTGTATTTATCTGGCTGTCACTTTCGCTATTATGGTGTTAGGGCTTGCTTCCCGAAAATATGATGATGTATTGCCTGAGTTTATAGCAGAGTATTCGGGTGATACGCTTTGGGCAGCTATGGTATATTGGGGAATCCGTTTTCTTTTCCCATCGATATCTATAGTTAAATCTGTTGTAATCTCTTTGTTGTTTTCTTATTGTATAGAGATCAGTCAATTATATCAGGCAGATTGGGCAAACATCGTACGAAGTACTACGCTTGGAGCATTAATTTTTGGACATGGTTTTCTCTGGTCGGATATGATATGCTATACTGTTGGAGGACTGCTATCTGCCGCTATAGATTCAAGAAAAGTTATTTTGTTTCCGCTAAAAAAATATATATGA